In Haloterrigena turkmenica DSM 5511, a single genomic region encodes these proteins:
- a CDS encoding lipoate--protein ligase family protein — protein MNDLADREWRLIRDEPREGAVQMSLEEIAAQTALEDDLRTVRVYSWEPSTLSLGYRQDADTVDWAYCEHEGIDVTRRQTGGGGIYHDRYADISYTIVAPAEEVPGDLMDCYELFCEPVLEGLREMGVDADFAAVEQASIYQPSCYLRDINPAHDVVAPASADAEAKKISGNAQYRQRDVVIQHGSISYDLEPERHVGVFETDLEPETFTDRVTSVREQAGIGREQAVETLATALGEWCDADESTWRETELEAARNLADRKFGADAWVRNREVLEADGE, from the coding sequence ATGAACGACCTCGCCGATCGGGAGTGGCGGCTGATCCGAGACGAGCCCCGCGAGGGAGCCGTCCAGATGTCCCTCGAAGAAATCGCGGCGCAAACGGCTCTCGAGGACGACCTGCGGACGGTCCGGGTTTACTCGTGGGAGCCGAGCACGCTGTCGCTGGGGTACCGACAGGACGCCGACACGGTCGACTGGGCGTACTGCGAGCACGAGGGAATCGACGTCACCCGCCGCCAGACCGGCGGCGGCGGGATCTACCACGATCGGTACGCGGACATCTCCTATACGATCGTCGCGCCCGCCGAGGAGGTGCCCGGCGACCTGATGGACTGCTACGAACTGTTCTGCGAGCCGGTCCTCGAGGGGCTCCGCGAGATGGGCGTCGACGCCGACTTCGCCGCGGTCGAGCAGGCGTCGATCTACCAGCCCTCCTGCTACCTGCGGGATATCAACCCGGCTCACGACGTCGTTGCGCCGGCCAGCGCGGACGCGGAGGCGAAGAAGATCAGCGGCAACGCCCAGTACCGCCAGCGCGACGTCGTCATCCAGCACGGCTCGATCAGCTACGACCTCGAGCCCGAGCGCCACGTCGGCGTCTTCGAGACCGATCTTGAGCCCGAGACCTTCACGGATCGCGTGACGAGCGTCCGCGAGCAGGCGGGGATCGGCCGCGAGCAGGCCGTCGAGACGCTGGCAACGGCGCTGGGGGAGTGGTGTGACGCCGACGAATCGACGTGGCGCGAGACGGAACTCGAGGCGGCCCGCAACCTCGCTGATCGGAAGTTCGGCGCGGACGCGTGGGTCCGGAATCGAGAGGTGCTGGAAGCGGACGGCGAGTGA
- a CDS encoding ABC transporter permease: protein MSVDIDLEADDRTARLVGDDPIRFVRGTVGIAAFLALWWLAARATTPSYLLPGPVASASAFVDLFVRRVSVDLPVAGTAAVPVGLYKLGQSLFHYVPGLVVGNAAGIAVGVAMGWSTRVDDYLRPVVRLLRPIPPLAWVVFAVLWFGIHHTGAAFIVFVGAFWITLYGAYSGVEGVSRGYIEVASGLGVESDWQMIRLVVLPAAAPSVLTAVRTSIGRCWMIVVGAELFGAPGVGYEIINASNNLALDTSIAYMFLISVVYVGMDVAFRAVERRVLAWQ, encoded by the coding sequence ATGAGCGTCGATATCGACCTCGAGGCGGACGACCGGACGGCGCGACTCGTCGGCGACGATCCGATCCGATTCGTCCGCGGGACGGTCGGGATCGCCGCCTTCCTCGCCCTCTGGTGGCTCGCCGCGCGGGCGACGACGCCGTCGTATCTCCTCCCGGGCCCGGTCGCGTCGGCGAGCGCGTTCGTCGACCTCTTCGTCCGACGGGTCTCCGTCGATCTCCCGGTCGCGGGGACCGCGGCAGTCCCGGTCGGACTGTACAAACTCGGCCAGAGCCTGTTTCACTACGTCCCCGGTCTGGTGGTCGGGAACGCCGCCGGCATCGCGGTCGGCGTGGCGATGGGCTGGTCGACTCGCGTCGACGACTACCTCCGGCCGGTCGTCCGGCTCCTCCGCCCGATTCCGCCGCTGGCGTGGGTGGTCTTCGCCGTCCTCTGGTTCGGTATCCACCACACCGGCGCGGCGTTTATCGTCTTCGTCGGGGCGTTCTGGATCACCCTTTATGGCGCCTACAGCGGCGTCGAGGGGGTCTCGAGGGGGTACATCGAAGTCGCTTCCGGGCTCGGCGTCGAGTCCGACTGGCAGATGATCCGGCTCGTCGTCCTGCCGGCCGCCGCGCCGAGCGTGCTCACCGCCGTTCGCACGAGCATCGGTCGATGCTGGATGATCGTCGTCGGCGCGGAACTGTTCGGTGCGCCCGGCGTCGGCTACGAGATCATCAACGCCTCGAACAACCTCGCGCTGGACACGAGTATCGCGTACATGTTCCTCATCAGCGTCGTTTACGTCGGCATGGACGTCGCGTTTCGCGCGGTCGAACGGAGGGTTCTCGCGTGGCAGTGA
- a CDS encoding class I SAM-dependent methyltransferase, which produces MSDSSPDSATRPEHRHDHDVDHPFFAACYDHLPEPEAFEAQRTYLARDLSGRALELGCGTGHMFPYVVEGASGDLEYHAIEPDPHMRKRAVEAARDSGLAVDLRDARAESLPYPDDSFDVVLAGVVFCTVQDPDAALEEVVRVLKPGGEFRFLEHVGADGWRGTGQKLLDPVWKRVAGGCHLTRDTVARFVGHEALAVEEIDRVDVSVFPATPVVRGTLRRRENDVLG; this is translated from the coding sequence ATGTCCGACTCGAGCCCCGACTCCGCGACGCGGCCGGAGCATCGCCACGACCACGACGTCGACCACCCGTTCTTCGCCGCGTGCTACGACCACCTCCCGGAACCCGAGGCATTCGAGGCCCAGCGCACGTATCTGGCGCGCGACCTCTCGGGGCGCGCGCTCGAACTGGGCTGTGGCACCGGCCACATGTTCCCGTACGTCGTCGAGGGCGCGAGCGGGGACCTCGAGTACCACGCCATCGAACCCGATCCGCACATGCGCAAGCGGGCGGTCGAGGCCGCTCGCGATTCGGGACTCGCGGTCGACCTCCGGGACGCCCGCGCCGAGTCGCTGCCCTACCCCGACGACAGCTTCGACGTCGTCCTCGCCGGCGTCGTCTTCTGTACCGTCCAAGATCCCGACGCGGCCCTCGAGGAGGTCGTCCGCGTGCTGAAACCGGGCGGCGAGTTCCGTTTTCTCGAGCACGTCGGCGCCGACGGCTGGCGCGGGACCGGGCAGAAACTGCTCGATCCCGTCTGGAAGCGTGTCGCGGGAGGCTGTCACCTCACCCGCGACACGGTCGCGCGCTTCGTCGGCCACGAAGCGCTGGCCGTCGAGGAGATCGATCGCGTCGATGTCAGCGTCTTTCCGGCGACGCCGGTCGTCCGGGGCACGCTGCGCCGACGGGAGAACGACGTTCTCGGATGA
- a CDS encoding phosphoribosyltransferase — protein MFDDRTDAGERLAADLESRGLEADVVLGIPRGALPVARPVADALEADLDVVVARKLGAPNNPELAIGAVASDGSVWYNDDLLERLGVSEDYREEIRGAEAENAAEKADRYRPSDRSGLPDLEGKRVVVVDDGVATGATATACLRQVRAAGAEYVVLAVPVGSPRGVADLESEADEVIALETPESFRAVGQFYREFGQVTDEEAMAYLER, from the coding sequence ATGTTCGACGACAGAACCGACGCCGGCGAACGGCTCGCGGCCGACCTCGAGTCCCGCGGCCTCGAGGCCGACGTCGTCCTCGGGATTCCCCGCGGCGCCTTGCCCGTCGCGCGACCGGTCGCGGACGCGCTCGAGGCCGACCTCGACGTGGTGGTCGCCCGGAAGTTGGGCGCACCGAACAACCCCGAACTGGCGATCGGCGCAGTGGCAAGCGACGGCAGCGTCTGGTACAACGACGACCTCCTCGAGCGACTCGGCGTCTCTGAGGACTACCGCGAAGAGATCCGCGGGGCGGAGGCCGAAAACGCCGCGGAGAAGGCCGACCGATACCGTCCGTCAGATCGATCTGGACTGCCCGATCTCGAGGGGAAACGCGTGGTCGTCGTCGACGACGGCGTCGCGACCGGCGCGACGGCGACGGCCTGTCTCCGGCAGGTCCGAGCGGCCGGCGCTGAGTACGTCGTGCTGGCGGTCCCGGTCGGGTCGCCCCGCGGCGTCGCCGACTTAGAGAGCGAGGCCGACGAGGTGATCGCCCTCGAGACGCCCGAGTCGTTCCGCGCGGTCGGCCAGTTCTACCGCGAGTTCGGCCAGGTGACCGACGAGGAAGCGATGGCGTACCTCGAACGCTGA
- the gdhB gene encoding glutamate dehydrogenase GdhB encodes MASNQQSTVPAEEHRPVESTEPETALETARRQLDRAATHLEIDDAVLERLKHPAAVHEVAVPLEREDGSVDVFTGYRAQHDSVRGPYKGGLRYHPEVTRDECVGLSMWMTWKCAVMDLPFGGAKGGVVVDPKSLSDEETERLTRRFAQEIRDVIGPTTDIPAPDMGTGPETMAWLMDAYSMQEGETIPGVVTGKPPVVGGSHGREEAPGRSVAIVTRETCDYYGYPLEETTVAVQGFGSVGANAARLLEDWGATVVAVSDVNGAVYDPDGIDVADIPSHDEEPEAVTSYAADLDPDADVDRLSNEELLELDVDVLIPAAVGNVITADNADAIAADIVVEGANGPTTFAAAAILEECGTHVVPDILANAGGVTVSYFEWLQDINRRAWSLERVHEELETEMVDAWSAVRDEVEAKDLTWRDAAYVVALSRVAEAHEVRGLWP; translated from the coding sequence ATGGCTTCGAATCAGCAGTCGACGGTACCCGCCGAGGAGCACCGCCCGGTCGAGTCGACCGAACCCGAAACCGCCCTCGAGACCGCGCGCAGACAACTCGATCGCGCCGCGACCCATCTCGAGATCGACGACGCCGTCCTCGAGCGACTCAAACACCCCGCGGCGGTCCACGAGGTGGCCGTTCCGCTCGAGCGCGAGGACGGGAGCGTCGACGTTTTCACCGGCTACCGCGCCCAGCACGATAGTGTGCGCGGGCCGTACAAGGGCGGGCTCCGGTACCATCCTGAGGTCACGCGCGACGAGTGCGTCGGCCTCTCGATGTGGATGACCTGGAAGTGCGCCGTGATGGACCTCCCCTTCGGCGGCGCGAAGGGCGGCGTCGTGGTCGACCCCAAGTCCCTATCCGACGAAGAGACCGAACGGCTCACCCGCCGATTCGCACAGGAGATCCGCGACGTGATCGGTCCGACGACGGACATTCCGGCGCCCGACATGGGGACCGGTCCGGAGACGATGGCCTGGCTGATGGACGCCTACAGCATGCAGGAGGGCGAGACCATTCCCGGCGTCGTCACGGGCAAACCCCCCGTCGTCGGCGGCTCCCACGGCCGCGAGGAGGCCCCGGGCCGCAGCGTCGCTATCGTCACCCGCGAGACCTGCGACTACTACGGCTATCCGCTCGAGGAGACGACCGTCGCCGTGCAGGGATTCGGCAGCGTCGGCGCCAACGCGGCGCGCCTGCTTGAAGACTGGGGCGCGACCGTAGTCGCCGTCTCAGACGTCAACGGCGCCGTCTACGACCCCGACGGCATCGATGTCGCCGACATCCCGTCCCACGACGAGGAGCCCGAGGCGGTCACCAGCTACGCGGCCGACCTCGATCCCGACGCCGACGTCGACCGACTCTCGAACGAGGAACTGCTGGAACTCGACGTCGACGTGCTGATCCCGGCGGCCGTCGGCAACGTCATCACCGCCGACAACGCCGACGCGATCGCGGCCGATATCGTCGTCGAGGGCGCCAACGGCCCGACCACGTTCGCCGCCGCCGCTATTCTCGAGGAGTGTGGGACCCACGTCGTCCCCGACATCCTCGCCAACGCGGGCGGCGTCACCGTCTCGTACTTCGAGTGGCTCCAGGACATCAACCGCCGCGCGTGGAGCCTCGAGCGCGTCCACGAGGAACTCGAGACCGAGATGGTCGACGCCTGGTCGGCCGTCCGCGACGAGGTCGAGGCGAAGGACCTCACGTGGCGCGACGCGGCCTACGTCGTGGCGCTCTCGCGGGTCGCCGAGGCCCACGAGGTTCGCGGGCTCTGGCCCTAG
- a CDS encoding ABC transporter substrate-binding protein, translating to MLDQRRRTVLKRGTAVASLGLSTAGCLNSLAGSGDLEALSVAYVPIYPNMHHYVMTVEGLYDDVSADVTPERFASGPDVVKAFAGDEIDVAFFGVTPAMVLVDREKAAGVLTANSSEGFHVMGTSAFADLYNERGRDAFSRFESREGRKPRIGAAPDGSVPDVVLRYWIERDLDLGERESVVSKSTVPPARTPQAMASGDLDATMIQEPYATAIGDGDSDFQSVAWSGDVFSDHPVTVMFAQVRVLEATDLARELVSAHLEATEFIREHPETAAEHASAIIGSGMSDERAAAAMESKAANFYTDPYRIADPTERIARYAADVGNTDAVVSNEELFHFDAYDAVSE from the coding sequence ATGCTGGATCAGCGCCGTCGAACCGTCCTGAAACGCGGTACGGCAGTCGCATCGCTCGGCCTATCGACGGCCGGTTGCCTCAATTCGCTCGCCGGGAGCGGTGACCTCGAGGCGCTATCGGTCGCGTATGTGCCGATCTATCCGAACATGCACCACTACGTGATGACCGTGGAGGGACTCTACGACGACGTCTCCGCGGACGTGACGCCCGAACGGTTCGCGTCGGGACCGGACGTCGTCAAAGCCTTCGCCGGCGACGAGATCGACGTCGCCTTCTTCGGCGTCACGCCGGCGATGGTCCTCGTCGACCGCGAGAAAGCCGCGGGCGTTCTGACCGCGAACTCCTCTGAAGGATTCCACGTGATGGGAACGTCGGCGTTCGCGGACCTGTACAACGAGCGCGGGCGCGACGCGTTCTCCCGATTCGAGTCTCGAGAAGGCCGAAAACCTCGGATCGGTGCGGCACCCGACGGCAGCGTTCCCGATGTGGTGTTGCGCTACTGGATCGAGCGAGACCTCGACCTCGGCGAGCGGGAATCGGTCGTCTCGAAGTCGACGGTGCCGCCGGCGAGGACTCCCCAGGCGATGGCGTCGGGCGACCTCGACGCGACGATGATTCAGGAACCGTACGCGACCGCGATCGGCGACGGCGACAGCGACTTTCAGTCGGTCGCGTGGTCGGGCGACGTCTTTTCCGACCATCCCGTCACCGTCATGTTCGCCCAGGTACGGGTCCTCGAGGCGACCGACCTCGCGCGGGAACTCGTCTCGGCGCACCTCGAGGCGACCGAGTTCATCCGCGAGCATCCGGAGACGGCCGCGGAACACGCGAGTGCGATCATCGGCTCCGGGATGAGCGACGAACGCGCCGCGGCGGCGATGGAGTCGAAGGCGGCGAACTTCTACACGGATCCGTACCGGATCGCCGACCCGACCGAACGGATCGCACGGTATGCCGCCGACGTCGGCAACACCGACGCCGTGGTTTCGAACGAGGAACTGTTTCACTTCGACGCGTACGACGCGGTCAGCGAATGA
- a CDS encoding bacterio-opsin activator domain-containing protein produces MVTAGIDDGGTVLVVEPSGADPASLLDSFDSRRSEERVSSATAALEALETESVDCVLTPQSVADATGLELVERIRDRDPDVPIVLAPREGNGGESLAGDAIAAGVTEYVPADRDASTLETAVERAIEAGRGQRERRERARQFGAVFDDPETYAWVLEIDGRVRRANERALEARGTLEAAGTDVRGESFTDLPLWNRLEEDRSTIRTAVDRAANGTVVHREVTLELDRRARTNGAGADAGVDTETGSGDGAIDDPHTLEVTVRPVRDESGTVVSLLARANDVTERARLERELRESEELHRVTLNNMTDTVLITDDEGAFTYVCPNVHFIFGYTDEEIYEMGTIDELLGSDLFDREELEREGVLTNIECTATDRAGREHALLVNAREVSIQGGTTLYSCRDVTTRKRREEALTALHRTARELLYAESDREIADLVAADAADVLGLEASGVYLFDDEENVLEPVAASPGMDRLHGPLSRHSVGEDSVSGRAFVDGESRFFADVRDAEALADPATDIRGAAVVPLGDHGVFLAGSSERDAFDDVDRELTDLLAATAEAALDRVERERSLRERDRELKRQNRRLTRLDRINEIIREIDAALVRAETREEIETAVCERLTAADRFAFAWIGTTDAPGERLEPSTHDGTGRGRDYLDGVSLSLSEATEPAARAAADGEVTVVSNVADRLREESWRSAALSREYQSVAGVPLAYDEFTYGVLAVYADRPDAFDEVTRSVLAELGETIASAIAAVERKRALLTDSRTRLEFDVGDESFVFSRLARRADCVLSFDGGVRLHEDGAAVFATVEGASGEAVADAAADLVAVENARAVGAGDDEAEATDGRGGTVLLELAPPFLALRLADHGVVLRSVEASPDGARIVVDVPPTVDAGNSVDVVSNALDDVELRAKRTVDRTTARDLRSELRERLTERQLEVVQLAYYGGYFESPREQSGEEMADALGISSAAFYRHVRAVQRKLFVLLFDELGLPANAALGVE; encoded by the coding sequence ATGGTTACCGCAGGAATCGACGACGGCGGAACCGTACTCGTCGTCGAACCGTCCGGAGCGGACCCGGCGTCGCTCCTCGACTCGTTCGACTCGCGACGGAGCGAGGAGAGGGTCTCGAGCGCGACGGCGGCCCTCGAGGCGCTCGAGACGGAGTCGGTCGACTGCGTCCTGACGCCCCAGTCGGTGGCCGACGCCACCGGCCTCGAACTCGTCGAACGGATCCGCGACCGCGATCCGGACGTTCCGATCGTCCTCGCGCCCCGCGAGGGCAATGGCGGCGAGAGCCTCGCCGGCGACGCGATCGCCGCGGGCGTCACGGAGTACGTCCCGGCCGATCGCGACGCCTCGACCCTCGAGACGGCCGTCGAACGGGCGATCGAGGCGGGCCGGGGTCAACGCGAGCGCCGCGAGCGTGCCCGCCAGTTCGGCGCGGTGTTCGACGACCCCGAGACGTACGCGTGGGTGCTGGAGATCGACGGGCGAGTGCGTCGGGCTAACGAGCGCGCGCTCGAGGCGCGCGGAACGCTCGAGGCGGCCGGGACCGACGTTCGCGGGGAGTCGTTCACGGATCTCCCGCTGTGGAACCGCCTCGAGGAGGACCGATCGACGATCCGGACCGCAGTCGACCGAGCGGCGAACGGGACGGTCGTCCACCGCGAGGTGACCCTCGAACTCGACCGCCGGGCGCGGACGAACGGTGCGGGTGCGGACGCCGGCGTCGACACCGAAACCGGGTCCGGCGACGGTGCGATCGACGACCCGCACACGCTCGAGGTGACGGTCCGACCCGTTCGCGACGAGTCGGGGACCGTCGTCTCCCTGCTCGCGCGGGCGAACGACGTCACCGAACGGGCCCGACTCGAGCGGGAGCTGCGCGAGTCGGAGGAGCTCCACCGGGTGACGCTGAACAACATGACCGACACCGTCCTCATCACGGACGACGAGGGCGCGTTCACCTACGTCTGTCCGAACGTCCACTTCATCTTCGGCTACACCGACGAGGAGATCTACGAGATGGGGACGATCGACGAGCTCCTGGGGTCGGACCTCTTCGACCGCGAGGAGCTGGAGCGGGAGGGCGTGCTCACCAACATCGAGTGTACGGCCACTGACCGGGCCGGCCGCGAGCACGCGTTGCTGGTCAATGCCCGCGAAGTATCGATCCAGGGCGGGACGACCCTCTACAGCTGTCGCGACGTCACGACGCGCAAACGTCGCGAGGAGGCCCTGACCGCGCTCCACCGGACCGCACGCGAACTGCTTTACGCCGAGAGCGACCGCGAGATCGCCGACCTCGTGGCGGCCGACGCCGCCGACGTGCTCGGCCTCGAGGCCAGTGGCGTCTACCTCTTCGACGACGAGGAAAACGTCCTCGAGCCGGTCGCCGCCTCGCCCGGGATGGATCGCCTCCACGGGCCGCTCTCGCGGCATTCGGTCGGCGAGGACAGCGTCTCGGGACGGGCCTTCGTTGACGGCGAGTCCCGATTCTTCGCGGACGTCCGCGACGCCGAGGCGCTGGCGGATCCGGCGACCGATATCAGGGGCGCAGCGGTCGTCCCGCTGGGCGATCACGGCGTCTTCCTCGCGGGCTCGTCGGAGCGCGACGCGTTCGACGACGTCGACCGCGAACTGACCGATCTGCTGGCGGCGACGGCCGAGGCCGCCCTCGACCGCGTCGAACGAGAGCGGTCCCTCCGCGAGCGCGACCGGGAACTCAAGCGTCAGAACCGACGGCTCACGCGGCTCGATCGGATCAACGAGATCATCCGCGAGATCGACGCGGCGCTGGTCCGGGCCGAGACCCGCGAGGAGATCGAGACCGCCGTCTGCGAGCGACTGACCGCCGCCGACCGGTTCGCGTTCGCCTGGATCGGGACGACCGACGCGCCGGGCGAGCGACTCGAGCCGAGCACCCACGACGGGACCGGCCGCGGCCGGGACTACCTCGACGGCGTCTCGCTCTCGCTTTCGGAGGCGACCGAACCCGCGGCCCGCGCGGCGGCCGACGGCGAGGTGACGGTCGTCTCCAACGTCGCCGACCGACTCCGCGAGGAGTCGTGGCGCTCGGCGGCGCTCTCGCGGGAGTACCAGTCCGTCGCGGGCGTGCCGCTGGCCTACGACGAGTTCACCTACGGCGTGCTGGCCGTCTACGCGGACCGCCCCGACGCCTTCGACGAGGTCACGCGGAGCGTCCTCGCGGAACTGGGCGAGACGATCGCCTCCGCCATCGCCGCCGTCGAGCGCAAACGGGCGCTGCTGACGGACTCCCGGACCCGCCTCGAGTTCGACGTCGGCGACGAGAGCTTCGTCTTCTCCCGGTTGGCCCGGCGAGCCGACTGCGTCCTCTCGTTCGACGGCGGCGTCCGCCTCCACGAGGACGGCGCCGCGGTGTTCGCGACCGTCGAGGGCGCGTCGGGCGAGGCCGTCGCGGACGCGGCCGCCGATCTCGTCGCCGTCGAGAACGCTCGAGCGGTCGGCGCCGGCGACGACGAGGCCGAGGCCACGGACGGTCGCGGCGGGACGGTCCTGCTCGAACTGGCGCCGCCGTTTCTGGCGCTGCGCCTCGCGGATCACGGCGTCGTGCTCCGCAGCGTGGAGGCGTCCCCCGACGGTGCGCGCATCGTCGTCGACGTGCCGCCGACCGTCGACGCGGGCAACAGCGTCGACGTCGTCTCGAACGCGCTCGACGACGTCGAACTCCGCGCCAAGCGGACCGTCGACAGAACGACCGCGCGCGACCTCCGAAGCGAACTGCGCGAGCGACTGACCGAGCGACAGCTCGAGGTCGTCCAACTGGCCTACTACGGGGGCTACTTCGAGTCGCCCCGGGAGCAGTCAGGCGAGGAAATGGCCGACGCGCTCGGCATCTCCTCGGCCGCGTTCTATCGCCACGTGCGGGCGGTCCAGCGGAAACTCTTCGTCCTCCTGTTCGACGAGCTCGGACTTCCGGCAAACGCTGCACTGGGGGTTGAATAG
- a CDS encoding TraB domain-containing protein, protein MSAQGTITIVPSVHFSPTHRRRVRSTIRETEPDVVAVELDDRRYDRLEERSGRSPLELARELPPATAAAYTVLQAIQRTVVRLYGLDPGQTDMEAAVETAAELDIDVALIDDPIAETLSALADRVGPELLPKLFARTQRMGPDQQAKQLELLTTSFEDITSGEDVQPAIEQMRLLLPELTEIMIDRRDRSMGRRLHALRSEGHDVVAVVGAGHHLGIKRTLEDLEARDRDADSLESAETEFRGIDANATVPIRSPSRSVTRIPID, encoded by the coding sequence ATGTCCGCCCAGGGAACCATCACGATCGTTCCGAGCGTCCACTTCTCGCCGACCCATCGGCGTCGAGTCCGGTCGACGATCCGCGAGACCGAGCCCGACGTCGTCGCCGTCGAACTCGACGACCGGCGGTACGACCGCCTCGAGGAGCGAAGCGGCCGCAGTCCCCTCGAACTGGCTCGGGAGTTGCCGCCGGCGACGGCGGCCGCCTACACCGTTCTGCAGGCGATCCAGCGGACGGTCGTCCGACTGTACGGGCTCGATCCCGGTCAGACCGACATGGAGGCGGCCGTCGAGACCGCGGCCGAACTGGACATAGACGTCGCGCTGATCGACGATCCGATCGCGGAGACGCTCTCCGCGCTCGCCGACCGGGTCGGACCGGAGCTGCTCCCGAAACTGTTCGCCCGCACCCAGCGGATGGGGCCGGACCAACAGGCAAAACAGCTCGAGCTGTTGACGACGTCGTTCGAGGACATCACTAGCGGCGAGGACGTGCAGCCGGCGATCGAACAGATGCGGCTGCTCCTCCCGGAACTGACCGAGATCATGATCGACCGCCGCGACCGATCGATGGGCCGGCGGCTCCACGCGCTCCGCAGCGAGGGCCACGACGTCGTCGCCGTCGTCGGCGCAGGCCACCATCTGGGTATCAAACGGACGCTCGAGGACCTCGAGGCGCGAGACCGCGACGCGGACTCGCTCGAGTCGGCGGAGACCGAGTTCCGGGGAATCGACGCGAATGCGACCGTGCCGATCCGCTCGCCCTCCCGGAGCGTCACTCGGATCCCGATCGACTGA
- a CDS encoding rubrerythrin-like domain-containing protein — protein MKDAPYTPDEESTYECFDCGTVVHATTGTTCPDCGSDMRNRGTPIE, from the coding sequence ATGAAAGACGCTCCATACACCCCCGACGAGGAATCGACCTACGAGTGCTTCGACTGCGGAACCGTCGTTCACGCGACTACGGGGACGACCTGTCCCGACTGCGGTAGCGACATGCGTAATCGCGGCACACCGATCGAATAA
- a CDS encoding NAD(P)H-hydrate dehydratase has product MGRLQRTLSNISEEEIDNGRIGIVAGAIEYPNQPALVGRAALRTGSDHVRALVADPIYEIVAGQDPNLLVDRYAGEQFEESAVERTREMSEWADALVIGPGLVDADPQAVCEAIDTIDVPMVVDALALEPSLDADLSNAVLTPSGAEVGPIRDEYGSLEAFSEETGAVITLTGDVDEIVADGERLENETGTSAMTVAGTGDTMVGIVASLLGQGMDRREAAELGAWILGKTGELATANHGPGVVATDVIERIPDTIR; this is encoded by the coding sequence ATGGGACGGCTCCAGCGAACGCTCTCGAACATCTCCGAAGAAGAGATCGATAACGGCCGGATCGGTATCGTCGCCGGGGCGATCGAGTACCCCAACCAGCCGGCGCTCGTCGGTCGCGCGGCGCTGCGGACCGGTTCCGACCACGTCCGGGCGCTCGTCGCCGATCCGATCTACGAGATCGTCGCGGGACAGGATCCGAACCTGCTGGTCGACCGCTACGCGGGCGAACAGTTCGAGGAGAGCGCGGTCGAGCGCACCCGCGAGATGAGCGAGTGGGCCGACGCGCTTGTGATCGGCCCTGGACTCGTCGACGCCGATCCCCAGGCCGTCTGCGAGGCGATCGACACTATCGACGTCCCGATGGTCGTCGACGCCCTCGCCCTCGAGCCGTCGCTCGATGCCGACCTCTCGAACGCCGTGCTCACGCCCAGCGGCGCGGAGGTCGGGCCGATCCGCGACGAGTACGGCTCGCTCGAGGCGTTCTCGGAGGAGACCGGCGCCGTCATCACCCTGACCGGCGACGTCGACGAGATCGTCGCCGACGGCGAGCGGCTCGAAAACGAGACGGGGACGTCGGCGATGACCGTCGCCGGGACCGGCGACACGATGGTCGGCATCGTCGCCTCGCTGCTCGGACAGGGGATGGATCGGCGCGAGGCGGCCGAACTGGGCGCGTGGATCCTCGGCAAGACCGGCGAACTGGCGACCGCCAACCACGGGCCGGGCGTCGTCGCGACCGACGTGATCGAGCGCATTCCGGACACGATTCGCTGA